One genomic window of Hymenobacter sp. J193 includes the following:
- a CDS encoding M48 family metalloprotease — translation MKTFLSRSLRTGALLGLLLPLGSLVGPATPASAVAPVQGAQPDPQVVAQFGVLDNAALQQFMDQKGSAMGRISDRPNDVKGFTVLDSPIINAFATPDGHVYFTRGILAYFNDEAQFSGVLGHEIGHITARHGQKQQTRSTIANGAILLGSLLSKRVASLAQPASQVVGLGLLKYGRDDESESDQLGVKYSTKIGYDASRMADFFQTLQRTEQASGAASVPTFLSSHPNSANRYSTVKKLAANAKQSAGNRALAVNHNGYLQRLDGLVYGDDPRQGYVQSNYFYHPDLKIQFPVPTGWKSQNTPQQFQMAEPSGKAVQILTAAPGSSLDEAAQALAKQLSLQSPQASRTTLNGFPALAIQGNQVGEQGVTAATLSYIIQDGQTMYALIGMCGPQTLGTYGPTFQRVAQGFKRLTDAAKINKAPERIRLRTAKAGQTLASALAANGIPSKRYEELAILNGMQTSTKLTAGQLYKVVGK, via the coding sequence TTTCCCGTTCTCTCCGCACCGGCGCTCTGCTGGGTTTGTTGCTGCCTCTGGGCAGCCTGGTAGGACCCGCCACGCCGGCCAGCGCCGTTGCCCCCGTGCAGGGCGCCCAGCCCGACCCGCAGGTAGTGGCCCAGTTCGGGGTGCTCGATAATGCCGCCCTTCAGCAGTTCATGGACCAGAAAGGCAGCGCCATGGGCCGCATATCTGACCGCCCCAACGACGTAAAGGGCTTTACGGTGCTGGATTCGCCCATCATCAATGCCTTCGCCACCCCCGATGGGCACGTGTACTTCACCCGCGGTATTCTGGCTTACTTCAATGATGAAGCCCAGTTCTCGGGCGTGTTGGGTCACGAAATTGGCCATATCACGGCCCGCCACGGCCAAAAGCAGCAGACGCGTTCCACCATTGCCAACGGTGCTATCCTGCTGGGTTCCTTGCTTTCCAAGCGCGTAGCCTCTCTGGCGCAGCCGGCCTCGCAGGTAGTGGGTTTGGGCTTGCTGAAGTACGGCCGCGACGACGAAAGCGAGTCGGACCAGTTGGGCGTAAAGTACTCCACCAAAATCGGGTACGATGCCTCGCGCATGGCCGACTTCTTCCAGACGCTGCAGCGCACCGAGCAGGCCAGCGGCGCCGCTAGTGTGCCCACGTTTCTATCGTCGCACCCCAACTCGGCCAACCGCTATTCTACCGTGAAAAAGCTGGCCGCCAATGCCAAGCAAAGCGCCGGTAACCGGGCCTTGGCCGTTAACCACAACGGCTATCTGCAGCGCCTCGACGGCCTGGTGTATGGCGACGACCCACGCCAGGGCTACGTGCAGAGCAACTACTTTTACCACCCCGATCTGAAAATACAGTTTCCGGTGCCTACCGGCTGGAAATCCCAGAACACGCCCCAGCAGTTTCAGATGGCCGAGCCCAGCGGTAAAGCCGTCCAGATTCTGACGGCCGCCCCGGGTAGCTCGCTCGATGAGGCGGCTCAGGCCCTAGCCAAGCAGCTGAGCCTGCAGTCGCCACAGGCTTCGCGCACGACGCTCAATGGATTCCCAGCTTTGGCCATCCAAGGCAATCAGGTAGGAGAGCAGGGCGTGACGGCGGCTACCCTGAGCTACATCATTCAGGACGGCCAGACGATGTATGCTCTCATTGGCATGTGCGGCCCGCAGACGCTCGGCACCTACGGCCCCACCTTCCAGCGAGTAGCCCAGGGTTTCAAGCGCCTCACCGACGCGGCCAAAATCAATAAAGCTCCGGAGCGTATCCGCCTGCGCACCGCCAAAGCCGGCCAGACCCTGGCTTCGGCCCTGGCTGCTAATGGCATTCCTTCGAAGCGCTATGAAGAACTAGCCATTCTGAACGGAATGCAAACCTCGACCAAGCTTACCGCCGGGCAATTGTATAAGGTGGTGGGTAAATAG